The Ciona intestinalis unplaced genomic scaffold, KH HT000068.2, whole genome shotgun sequence genome contains a region encoding:
- the LOC101242203 gene encoding sushi, von Willebrand factor type A, EGF and pentraxin domain-containing protein 1 isoform X13 — MWNPLAVVIVVCLLLLEVSAYPHCGVSHLSRRPCGRPAIDRFNCLQRGCCYDRNAVHINIRCYYKASTLSFGNQVIGPSTTPTSTPVTTQTTSAAPSASQLIMQSLALITSNGADYTTALALLAREILGTNVYSTIEFAQKYGDDYLLLQIISAAEGKSPPNQAKLLHHGGENGYPGSQVLSQCSPQNRNNTCGNPFYTTRSSCLRWNCCWDFASRSCYHSTNNIIYMRRRCPPGFTNPPKCIEINECLSNPCMNNGVCVDKINGYKCICPISPAGPNCEIYCATPQSPRNGAVTPVKQFYNANDIVRYSCNVGYDLFGRSENVCTRSGQWSTSTPHCLEACGKPTDIANGRYSPVLTPPYYKINQVVTYACDANYVLQGSPVIICQINGQFTQTRASCIPVVVKCSNPPALLNGQFISAIEYAVNAQVRYTCNTGYRLDNSDVITCQTSGQFTSLTAVCTKVCTTPPTLANGDFTVKNNANQYDINTVLTYTCNSGYRLDNSPTITCQASGQFTALTAVCTRVIKCTNPPALMNGLYSPQQNSYSVNDVITYTCNNGYKINNSPTITCQASGQFTALAATCTKVCSTPPTLANGDFTVKNNANQYDINTVLTYTCNSGYRLDNSPTATCQASGKFTALTAVCTKVCSTPPTLANGDFTVKNNANQYDINTVLTYTCNSGYRLDNSATVTCQASGQFTALTAVCTTVCLIPPPLPNGAYSPTRNPVIFNVNEIITYTCNANFKLKGSNTVRCETNGQYTTLAATCASDDKCGGPPLLTNGEYSPVKTPLEYNINENVVYTCNSGYRLDNSDTITCQAANQWSTLSAVCTKVCLTPPTLTHGSYTPVNNPLKYDINTVLTYTCGSGFLLENSDKITCTSTGQWSALAATCTRVCTAPPALANGDYSPKNNPVVYRIGDTVTYTCGSGYTLSSSATSTCQSTGQWVAPTATCVKVCLTPPSLTNGAYMPVTAEYAVHAVVTYTCNNGYKLENVNSISCPASGTWPALPTTCTRICSTPPTLANGDFTVKNNANQYDINTVLTYTCNGGYRLDNSPTITCQASGKFTALAATCTKVCSTPPTLANGDFTVKNNANQYDINTVLTYTCNSGYRLEKSPSITCQASGKFTSLGAVCTKVCTTPPTLANGDFTVKNNANQYDINTVLTYTCNSGYRLDNSPTATCQASGQFTKLTAVCTKVCSTPPTLTNGDFTVKNKANQYDINTVLTYTCNGGYRLDKSPTITCQASGKFTSLGAVCTRVCTTPPTLANGDFTVKNNANQYDINTVLTYTCNSGYRLEKSPTVTCQASGKFTSLAAVCTTVCSTPPTLANGRFTVKNNANQYDINTVLTYTCNSGYRLDNSATITCQASGQFTSLAATCTKVCSTPPTLANGDFTVKNNANQYDINTVLTYVCNSGYRLDNSATITCQASGKFTALAATCTKVCTTPPTLANGDFTVKNNANQYDINTVLTYTCNSGYRLDNSATVTCQASGQFTALAATCTKVCTTPPTLANGDFTVKNNANQYDINTVLTYTCNSGYRLDNSATVTCQASGQFTSLAATCTKVCSTPPTLANGDFTVKNNANQYDINTVLTYTCNSGYRLDNSATVTCQASGQFSSLAATCTKVCSTPPTLANGDFTVKNNANQYDINTILTYTCNSGYRLDNSATVTCQASGQFTSLAATCTKVCLAPPVLSNGEFTPINNPAYYNINSQVTYTCNSGYRLDNSPTITCQASGQFTALAATCTKVCLAPPTLTNGQFSPVNTPAQYDINAVLTYTCNAGYKLENSPTITCQSTGQFTALSATCTRVCTTPPTLANGDFTVKANQYDINTVLTYTCNSGYRLDNSATATCQASGQFTTLTAVCTKVCSTPPALTNGDFTVKNNANQYDINTVLTYTCNSGYRLDNSATVTCQASGQFTTLTAVCTKVCSTPPTLANGDFTVKNNANQYDINTVLTYTCNSGYRLDNSATVTCQASGQFTSLAAVCTKVCSTPPTLANGDFTVKNNANQYDINTVLTYTCNSGYRLDNSATITCQASGQFTSLAATCTRVCSTPPTLANGDFTVKANQYDINTVLTYTCNSGYRLDNSATVTCQASGQFTSLAATCTKVCSTPPTLANGDFTVKNNANQYDINTVLTYTCNSGYRLDNSATVTCQASGQFTSLAATCTKVCTTPPTLANGDFTVKNNANQYDINTVLTYTCNSGYRLDNSATVTCQASGQFTSLAATCTRVCSTPPTLANGDFTVKNNANQYDINTVLTYTCNSGYRLDNSATITCQASGQFTAFTAVCTKVCTTPPTLANGDFTVKNNANQYDINTVLTYTCNSGYRLDNSATVTCQASGQFTSLAAVCTLICGEPPIPANGVYAVVKTPPIFNIGDQISYSCNNGFILQGTRVNTCFEHWFV; from the exons ATGTGGAATCCATTGGcggttgttattgttgtgtgTTTATTACTATTAGAAGTTTCAGCTTACCCGCATTGTGGTGTCTCTCACTTATCACGAAGACCATGCGGTCGTCCAGCCATTGACCGGTTTAATTGCTTACAACG CGGTTGTTGCTACGACAGAAATGCGGTTCATATCAATATTCGGTGTTATTATAAAG CTTCAACGCTCTCTTTCGGCAACCAAGTGATCGGGCCTTCAACAACACCAACATCAACACCGGTTACAACCCAAACCACATCGGCGGCTCCATCCGCAAGCCAACTAATCATGCAATCCCTCGCCTTGATTACTTCTAACGGCGCTGATTACACGACGGCGCTCGCGTTACTGGCGAGAG AGATTCTTGGAACGAATGTTTACAGTACGATAGAGTTTGCTCAAAAGTATGGAGACGATTATCTACTCTTGCAAATAATCA GTGCAGCAGAAGGAAAATCTCCCCCCAACCAAGCCA AGTTATTGCACCACGGCGGCGAAAATGGATATCCAGGAAGTCAAGTTCTTTCCCAATGCAGTCCACAGAACCGGAATAATACTTGCGGTAATCCTTTCTACACAACCAG atcGAGTTGCCTGCGATGGAACTGTTGTTGGGACTTCGCTTCAAGAAGTTGCTACCATTCCACGAATAACA TTATTTACATGAGACGTCGATGTCCACCTGGTTTTACAAACCCACCAAAATGCATTG aaataaatgaatgtttgTCAAACCCATGTATGAACAACGGTGTGTGTGTGGACAAGATTAATGGATATAAATGTATCTGCCCAATCTCCCCTGCTGGTCCAAATTGTGAAATAt ATTGCGCTACACCCCAAAGTCCCAGAAATGGAGCTGTGACCCCAGTTAAGCAGTTTTACAACGCAAACGATATTGTAAGATATTCGTGTAATGTTGGATACGATTTATTTGGAAGATCAGAAAATGTTTGCACAAGAAGTGGGCAGTGGTCGACTTCAACACCCCACTGCTTGGAAG CTTGTGGCAAACCAACCGATATCGCAAATGGTCGATACTCTCCTGTATTAACCCCACCATACTACAAGATCAACCAAGTTGTAACATATGCTTGTGATGCAAACTATGTACTGCAAGGATCTCCTGTTATTATATGCCAGATAAATGGACAATTCACGCAAACACGAGCTTCTTGCATACCag ttgttGTAAAATGTAGCAACCCACCAGCATTGTTAAATGGACAGTTTATTTCTGCAATTGAATACGCTGTCAATGCACAAGTGAGGTATACTTGTAATACTGGTTATAGACTTGATAACAGCGATGTTATTACGTGTCAAACTAGTGGACAGTTCACTTCACTCACTGCTGTCTGTACTAAAg tttgtaCAACACCACCTACACTGGCCAATGGGGATTTTACTGTGAAGAATAATGCAAACCAATATGATATCAACACTGTATTAACATATACATGCAACAGTGGTTATCGACTGGATAACAGCCCAACAATTACATGTCAAGCTAGTGGACAATTTACTGCTTTAACTGCCGTTTGTACTAGAG TTATAAAATGCACCAACCCTCCTGCACTGATGAATGGACTATACAGCCCACAACAGAATTCATACAGTGTGAATGATGTTATCACGTACACTTGTAATAATGGGTACAAGATTAACAATAGTCCAACCATAACATGCCAAGCTAGTGGACAATTTACTGCACTTGCTGCCACTTGTACTAAAG tTTGTTCAACACCCCCTACACTGGCCAATGGAGATTTTACTGTGAAGAATAATGCAAACCAATATGATATCAACACTGTATTAACATATACATGCAACAGTGGTTATCGACTGGATAACAGTCCAACAGCAACATGTCAAGCTAGTGGAAAATTTACTGCTTTAACTGCTGTTTGTACAAAAG tttgttcAACACCACCTACACTGGCCAATGGAGATTTTACTGTGAAGAATAATGCAAACCAATATGATATCAACACTGTATTAACATATACATGCAACAGTGGTTATCGATTGGATAACAGTGCAACAGTAACATGTCAAGCTAGTGGACAATTTACTGCTTTAACTGCTGTTTGTACAACAG TTTGTTTGATCCCACCCCCATTACCCAATGGAGCATATTCACCAACCAGAAACCCTGTAATTTTTAATGTGAATGAAATCATTACATATACTTGTAATGCTAATTTCAAATTGAAAGGAAGCAACACAGTAAGATGTGAAACAAACGGTCAATACACGACACTTGCTGCTACTTGTGCTTCAG ATGATAAATGTGGAGGTCCACCTTTACTCACTAATGGTGAATACAGTCCTGTGAAGACCCCACTTGAATACAACATTAATGAGAATGTAGTTTATACATGCAACAGTGGTTATCGCTTGGATAACTCAGACACCATAACATGCCAAGCTGCAAATCAATGGTCAACATTATCCGCAGTTTGCACAAAAG TTTGTCTCACCCCTCCCACGCTGACACATGGTTCATACACCCCTGTAAACAATCCACTTAAGTATGATATCAACACGGTACTAACATATACTTGTGGAAGTGGATTTCTTCTTGAAAACAGCGACAAAATAACTTGTACATCCACTGGACAATGGTCCGCACTAGCTGCAACATGCACAAGGG TTTGCACAGCACCTCCGGCGCTTGCTAATGGAGACTATTCTCCAAAAAACAACCCAGTTGTTTATCGCATTGGTGATACTGTAACTTACACTTGTGGTAGTGGATACACTCTCAGCAGCAGTGCTACAagcacctgtcaatcaactgGCCAATGGGTGGCTCCTACAGCTACTTGTGTTAAAG TTTGTTTGACGCCACCTTCATTAACAAATGGAGCATACATGCCCGTCACTGCAGAGTATGCCGTACATGCTGTAGTCACCTACACTTGCAACAATGGATATAAATTAGAGAACGTTAATTCTATATCCTGCCCTGCTAGTGGAACTTGGCCAGCATTGCCAACTACATGCACTAGAA TTTGTTCAACACCACCTACACTGGCCAATGGAGATTTTACTGTGAAGAATAATGCAAACCAATATGATATCAACACTGTATTAACATATACATGCAACGGTGGTTATCGACTAGATAACAGTCCAACAATTACATGTCAAGCTAGTGGAAAATTTACTGCACTTGCGGCTACTTGTACTAAAG TCTGTTCAACACCACCTACACTGGCCAATGGAGATTTTACTGTGAAGAATAATGCAAACCAATATGATATCAACACTGTATTAACATATACATGCAACAGTGGTTATCGACTGGAAAAGAGTCCATCAATAACATGTCAAGCTAGTGGAAAATTTACTTCACTTGGAGCAGTTTGCACTAAAG tttGTACAACCCCACCTACACTGGCCAATGGAGATTTTACTGTGAAGAATAATGCAAACCAATATGATATCAACACTGTATTAACATATACatgcaacagtggttataGACTGGATAACAGTCCAACAGCAACATGTCAAGCTAGTGgacaatttacaaaattaactgCTGTATGTACTAAAG TCTGTTCAACACCACCTACACTTACCAATGGAGATTTTACTGTGAAGAATAAAGCAAACCAATATGATATCAACACTGTATTAACATATACATGCAACGGTGGTTATCGACTAGATAAGAGTCCAACAATAACATGTCAAGCTAGTGGAAAATTTACTTCACTTGGAGCAGTTTGTACACGTG TTTGTACAACCCCACCTACACTGGCCAATGGAGATTTTACTGTGAAGAATAATGCAAACCAATATGATATCAACACTGTATTAACATATACATGCAACAGTGGTTATCGACTGGAAAAGAGTCCAACAGTAACATGTCAAGCTAGTGGAAAATTTACTTCACTTGCAGCTGTTTGTACAACag TATGTTCAACGCCACCTACATTAGCCAATGGACGTTTTACTGTGAAGAATAATGCAAACCAATATGATATCAACACTGTATTAACATATACATGCAACAGTGGTTATCGATTGGATAACAGTGCAACAATAACATGTCAAGCTAGTGGCCAATTTACTTCGCTTGCAGCTACTTGTACTAAag TTTGTTCAACACCACCTACACTGGCCAATGGAGATTTTACTGTGAAGAACAATGCAAACCAATATGATATCAACACTGTATTAACATATGTATGCAACAGTGGTTATCGACTGGATAACAGTGCAACAATAACATGTCAAGCTAGTGGAAAATTTACTGCACTTGCAGCTACTTGTACAAAAG TTTGTACAACACCACCTACACTGGCCAATGGAGATTTTACTGTGAAGAATAATGCAAACCAATATGATATCAACACTGTATTAACATATACATGCAACAGTGGTTATCGATTGGATAACAGTGCAACAGTAACATGTCAAGCTAGTGGACAATTTACTGCATTAGCAGCTACTTGTACAAAAG TTTGTACAACACCACCTACACTGGCCAATGGAGATTTTACTGTGAAGAATAATGCAAACCAATATGATATCAACACTGTATTAACATATACATGCAACAGTGGTTATCGACTGGATAACAGTGCAACAGTAACATGTCAAGCTAGTGGACAATTTACTTCACTTGCAGCTACTTGTACTAAAG TTTGTTCAACACCACCTACACTGGCCAATGGAGATTTTACTGTGAAGAATAATGCAAACCAATATGATATCAACACTGTATTAACATATACATGCAACAGTGGTTATCGACTGGATAACAGTGCAACAGTAACATGTCAAGCTAGTGGACAATTTTCTTCACTTGCAGCTACTTGTACtaaag TTTGTTCAACACCACCTACACTGGCCAATGGAGATTTTACTGTGAAGAATAATGCAAATCAATATGATATCAACACTATATTAACATATACATGCAACAGTGGTTATCGACTGGATAACAGTGCAACAGTAACATGTCAAGCTAGTGGTCAATTTACTTCACTTGCAGCTACTTGTACGAAAG TTTGTCTTGCACCTCCTGTCCTGAGTAATGGAGAGTTTACTCCGATTAACAATCCTGCATATTATAACATTAACTCgcaagttacatatacatgCAACAGTGGTTATCGACTAGATAACAGTCCAACAATAACATGTCAAGCTAGTGGACAATTTACTGCTCTTGCTGCAACTTGTACTAAAG TATGCTTGGCACCACCCACTTTGACAAATGGACAGTTCAGTCCTGTGAATACACCAGCTCAATATGATATCAATGCTGTGCTAACCTACACATGCAACGCCGGGTATAAACTGGAAAACTCACCCACCATAACATGCCAAAGCACTGGGCAGTTCACTGCACTATCAGCTACTTGTACAAGAG TATGTACAACACCACCTACACTGGCCAATGGAGATTTTACTGTGAAGGCAAACCAATATGATATTAACACTGTATTGACATATACATGCAACAGTGGTTATCGACTGGATAACAGTGCAACAGCAACATGTCAAGCTAGTGGACAATTTACAACATTAACTGCTGTTTGCACAAAAG TCTGTTCAACACCACCTGCACTGACCAATGGAGATTTTACTGTGAAGAATAATGCAAACCAATATGATATTAACACTGTATTAACATATACATGCAACAGTGGTTATCGACTGGATAACAGTGCAACAGTAACATGTCAAGCTAGTGGGCAATTTACTACATTAACTGCTGTTTGTACCAAag TTTGTTCAACACCACCTACACTGGCCAATGGAGATTTTACTGTGAAGAATAATGCAAACCAATATGATATCAACACTGTATTAACATATACATGCAACAGTGGTTATCGACTGGATAACAGTGCAACAGTAACATGCCAAGCTAGTGGACAATTTACTTCGCTTGCAGCTGTTTGTACTAAAG TTTGTTCAACACCACCTACACTGGCCAATGGAGATTTTACTGTGAAGAATAATGCAAACCAATATGATATCAACACTGTATTAACATATACATGCAACAGTGGTTATCGACTGGATAACAGTGCCACAATTACATGTCAAGCTAGTGGACAATTTACTTCGTTGGCAGCTACTTGTACCAGAG TATGTTCAACACCACCCACACTGGCCAATGGAGATTTTACTGTGAAGGCAAACCAATATGATATTAACACTGTATTAACATATACATGCAACAGTGGTTATCGACTGGATAACAGTGCAACAGTAACATGTCAAGCTAGTGGACAATTTACTTCACTTGCAGCTACTTGTACTAAAG TTTGTTCAACACCACCTACACTGGCCAATGGAGATTTTACTGTGAAGAATAATGCAAACCAATATGATATCAACACTGTATTAACATATACATGCAACAGTGGTTATCGACTGGATAACAGTGCAACAGTAACATGTCAAGCTAGTGGACAATTTACCTCGCTTGCAGCTACTTGTACTAAAG tttgtacAACACCACCTACACTGGCCAATGGAGATTTTACTGTAAAGAATAATGCAAACCAATATGATATCAACACTGTATTAACATATACATGCAACAGTGGTTATCGACTGGATAACAGTGCAACAGTAACATGTCAAGCTAGTGGACAATTTACTTCACTTGCAGCTACTTGTACCAGAG TTTGTTCAACACCACCTACACTGGCCAATGGAGATTTTACTGTGAAGAATAATGCAAACCAATATGATATCAACACTGTATTAACATATACATGCAACAGTGGTTATCGACTGGATAACAGTGCAACAATAACATGTCAAGCTAGTGGACAATTTACTGCTTTTACTGCTGTCTGCACTAAAG TTTGTACAACACCACCTACACTGGCCAATGGGGATTTTACTGTGAAGAATAATGCAAACCAATATGATATCAACACTGTATTAACATATACATGCAACAGTGGTTATCGACTGGATAACAGTGCAACAGTAACATGTCAAGCTAGTGGACAATTTACTTCACTTGCAGCTGTTTGTACATTAA tttgtgGTGAACCACCTATACCAGCCAATGGAGTTTACGCTGTTGTTAAAACTCCCCCAATATTCAACATTGGAGACCAGATATCTTACTCATGTAACAACGGATTCATCTTGCAAGGCACAAGAGTAAATACATGCTTTGAACACTGGTTTGTTTGA